The following coding sequences are from one Desulfonatronum thioautotrophicum window:
- a CDS encoding lysophospholipid acyltransferase family protein has product MRLNPLRFVSPAVLFTELLSRTLRFTQEGLAEGERERKKGPLVVPFWHDELFPLIHLHRNQGVVAVVSQSRDGEFLSQVMTRFGFQLARGSSRRGGVAALIAARREMRSRNADVVVTVDGPKGPRHKVKEGAVYLASKAGAPLVPLRVYMSRSFVFQKSWDKFQVPWPGARCRVVYGKPYRVPPVMSAEETVAECLRLEATLNTLGS; this is encoded by the coding sequence ATGCGTCTCAACCCACTCCGGTTTGTCTCCCCGGCCGTTCTGTTCACCGAGCTCCTCAGCCGGACATTGCGATTTACGCAAGAGGGTCTGGCAGAGGGTGAGCGGGAGCGGAAAAAAGGACCTCTCGTGGTCCCGTTCTGGCATGATGAACTGTTTCCACTCATCCATCTGCATCGGAATCAGGGGGTGGTTGCGGTTGTCAGCCAGAGCCGGGATGGGGAATTTCTCTCCCAGGTCATGACCAGATTCGGCTTCCAGCTCGCTCGGGGCTCCAGTCGCCGCGGCGGCGTCGCCGCGCTGATCGCGGCCCGGCGGGAAATGCGCTCCCGGAACGCGGACGTGGTGGTCACTGTGGACGGGCCAAAGGGACCGCGGCACAAAGTCAAGGAAGGGGCCGTCTATCTTGCCTCCAAGGCGGGCGCTCCCCTGGTCCCGCTTCGCGTCTACATGTCCCGATCCTTTGTCTTTCAAAAATCTTGGGATAAGTTCCAGGTACCCTGGCCTGGGGCCCGCTGCCGGGTAGTCTATGGAAAGCCGTATCGGGTTCCGCCGGTGATGAGCGCGGAGGAAACGGTTGCTGAATGTCTGCGCTTGGAAGCCACGTTGAACACGCTTGGATCGTAG
- a CDS encoding circularly permuted type 2 ATP-grasp protein, which translates to MQAGLNFDGYEMGTFYDEMFEAPGVPRPGTKLLLDKLRSLPPNELLTRQAAAEKVFFDLGITFSVYGHEQGTEKIFPFDIVPRVIEAREWNILEQGLKQRIQALNLFLDDIYHDQKILQDKVVPRDIIETSAGYFPACQGLNPPLGVWCHITGTDLIRDENGEFHVLEDNLRSPSGVSYVLANRQVLKRTLPQVFSASNVRSVDTYPSQLLEMLHSIAPLRQNQPSVALLTPGVYNSAYFEHSFLSQQTGIELVEGADLVVHDGYVHMRTTKGLIKVDVIYRRIGEDFLDPQVFRPDSLLGVPGIMEVYRQGRVALANAPGTGVADDKAVYAYVPAIIKYYLDEDPIIPNVPTYICRDPKQMEHVLANLDSLVVKAANESGGYGMLIGPASTKAEQEDFAAKIRHDPRNYIAQPTISLSRCPVIVGDHFEGRHVDLRPYVLYGNDIQVIPGGLTRVALTKGSLVVNSSQGGGSKDTWVLGR; encoded by the coding sequence ATGCAGGCAGGGTTGAATTTTGATGGATACGAGATGGGGACGTTTTACGATGAAATGTTCGAAGCTCCGGGAGTACCCCGGCCTGGAACCAAGCTGCTGCTGGACAAGCTGCGTTCCTTGCCGCCCAATGAGCTGTTGACCCGGCAGGCCGCGGCGGAGAAGGTTTTTTTCGATTTGGGTATCACCTTTTCTGTGTACGGCCACGAGCAGGGTACGGAAAAGATCTTTCCCTTCGACATCGTGCCCCGGGTCATTGAGGCCAGAGAGTGGAATATCCTGGAGCAGGGATTGAAGCAGCGCATCCAGGCCTTGAACCTGTTTCTGGACGATATCTACCATGATCAGAAGATCCTTCAGGACAAGGTCGTCCCCAGGGATATTATCGAGACTTCGGCGGGATATTTTCCGGCTTGCCAAGGGCTGAACCCTCCCCTGGGCGTGTGGTGCCACATCACCGGAACGGACCTGATCCGCGATGAAAACGGCGAGTTTCACGTTCTTGAGGACAATCTGCGATCGCCGTCCGGCGTGTCCTACGTGCTGGCCAATCGTCAGGTTCTGAAGCGAACCTTACCCCAGGTCTTCAGTGCCTCCAATGTTCGCTCCGTGGACACGTACCCGTCCCAGCTTCTGGAAATGCTGCATTCCATCGCGCCATTGCGGCAGAATCAGCCCAGTGTGGCCCTGCTGACTCCGGGAGTCTACAATTCCGCCTATTTCGAGCATTCCTTTTTGAGCCAGCAGACTGGTATTGAATTGGTGGAGGGTGCGGATCTGGTGGTTCATGACGGATATGTGCATATGCGGACCACCAAGGGATTGATCAAGGTGGATGTAATCTATCGGCGCATTGGCGAGGATTTTCTCGATCCGCAGGTCTTTCGCCCGGATTCCCTCCTGGGTGTGCCCGGTATCATGGAGGTCTATCGCCAGGGCCGGGTGGCTCTGGCCAACGCGCCGGGCACGGGCGTGGCCGACGACAAGGCCGTATATGCCTATGTTCCCGCGATCATTAAATACTACCTGGATGAAGATCCGATCATTCCCAATGTGCCCACATACATCTGCAGAGATCCCAAGCAGATGGAGCACGTTCTGGCCAACCTCGATTCCCTGGTGGTCAAGGCGGCCAACGAGTCCGGCGGATATGGAATGCTCATCGGTCCGGCTTCCACCAAGGCCGAGCAGGAGGACTTTGCCGCGAAGATCCGGCATGATCCGCGCAACTATATTGCCCAGCCGACGATTTCCCTTTCCCGCTGTCCGGTTATCGTCGGGGATCATTTTGAGGGACGGCACGTGGATCTGCGGCCGTATGTGCTGTACGGGAACGACATTCAGGTTATTCCTGGCGGTTTGACCCGGGTGGCCTTGACCAAGGGCTCCCTGGTGGTCAATTCCTCCCAGGGCGGGGGGAGCAAGGATACCTGGGTGCTGGGGCGGTAA
- the yedF gene encoding sulfurtransferase-like selenium metabolism protein YedF, with the protein MSHPHLDCKGLPCPQPVLQCKQSIESQRPETLVVMVDNEAALQNVTRFLENQGYTVGSEQTSQSEWKITASGGGGTGATETQAVGGESPSQESMKTLVFLSAAEIGAGDTTLGEKLMSNFLATLPEMGSQLWRVILVNGAVRLAVEGSGDLEALRKLEQAGVTILVCGTCLTHFELLEKKAVGQTTNMLDVVTSLQVAGKVIRP; encoded by the coding sequence ATGAGCCACCCACACCTTGACTGCAAAGGCCTGCCCTGCCCGCAACCGGTTCTGCAATGCAAACAGAGCATTGAGAGCCAACGCCCCGAGACGCTGGTGGTCATGGTCGACAATGAAGCCGCCCTGCAAAACGTCACCCGATTCCTGGAAAACCAGGGCTACACCGTTGGCAGCGAACAAACCTCGCAGAGCGAGTGGAAGATCACGGCCAGCGGTGGAGGTGGGACTGGAGCCACGGAAACGCAAGCCGTTGGTGGCGAGTCTCCATCCCAGGAGAGCATGAAGACACTGGTCTTTCTCAGTGCTGCTGAAATCGGGGCAGGCGACACCACTCTTGGGGAAAAACTCATGAGCAATTTTCTGGCCACCCTGCCGGAAATGGGCTCTCAGTTATGGCGGGTTATCTTGGTCAACGGAGCTGTGCGGTTGGCCGTGGAGGGCAGCGGGGACCTGGAGGCGCTTCGCAAGCTGGAACAAGCCGGGGTGACGATCCTGGTCTGCGGCACCTGCCTGACGCATTTCGAACTGCTGGAGAAAAAGGCCGTGGGCCAGACCACCAACATGCTGGACGTGGTCACCAGCCTCCAGGTGGCGGGTAAGGTCATTCGGCCCTGA
- a CDS encoding undecaprenyl-diphosphate phosphatase, with protein sequence MSVLQATVLALVQGLTEFLPISSSAHLILVSVFTPWEDQGLTFDVAVHLGTLMAVIWYFRRDLWEMVRDFLRSLTGKGHGPGSRLAWAVILGTIPVGLAGLTFRDVVADHMRDPLLIAGGLIVFGLLLGWADWRHRGGRSEKALTWVDILVIGCAQALALIPGVSRSGVTITAGLFMGLSREASARFSFLLSIPVIFLADALELRHLLAQPEPVQWGLITYATFLSGLTAYLCIHYFLKFIKTVGMQPFVAYRLLLGILLIWLFW encoded by the coding sequence ATGAGTGTTCTGCAAGCAACCGTCCTGGCCCTGGTTCAGGGTCTGACGGAGTTTCTGCCCATTTCCAGTTCCGCGCACCTGATCCTGGTGTCGGTGTTCACGCCCTGGGAAGATCAGGGGTTGACGTTTGACGTAGCGGTACATCTGGGCACGTTGATGGCCGTGATCTGGTATTTCCGCCGGGATCTCTGGGAAATGGTCAGAGACTTCCTGCGATCGCTGACGGGCAAGGGGCATGGTCCTGGGTCACGTTTGGCCTGGGCCGTGATTTTGGGGACCATTCCCGTGGGATTGGCCGGTCTGACCTTTCGCGACGTGGTGGCGGATCATATGCGGGACCCGTTGCTCATTGCCGGCGGACTGATCGTATTTGGACTGCTTCTGGGCTGGGCGGATTGGCGGCACAGGGGAGGCCGCAGTGAAAAAGCCCTGACCTGGGTGGACATCCTGGTCATCGGCTGTGCCCAGGCGCTTGCGCTTATTCCGGGTGTTTCCCGTTCAGGGGTGACGATCACTGCCGGGTTGTTCATGGGGTTGAGCCGAGAGGCATCAGCCCGATTTTCTTTTCTTTTGTCCATCCCGGTTATTTTTTTGGCGGATGCCCTTGAACTGCGTCACCTGCTTGCCCAGCCGGAGCCGGTGCAATGGGGGTTAATCACCTATGCGACCTTTCTCTCCGGATTGACGGCGTATCTGTGCATCCATTACTTCCTGAAATTCATTAAAACAGTCGGAATGCAGCCGTTTGTCGCCTATCGGCTTCTGCTGGGGATACTCTTGATCTGGTTATTCTGGTAG
- a CDS encoding transglutaminase family protein has translation MIYSVRHITRYTYAKQVFLEPHTIRLLPRPDPSQQALEHILQIDPEPGGRAFGLDVWGNGFLQVWFNGMHQELRIESTCRLRTLRENPFDYFLPPCGQTLPMQYSAVEQEGLLPCLMRRYPFGQEQKGASGIAPDRHRDAVAELAATLRQQTQQSSTGFLSALNTWLFTHVQRRERLEPGVLHPQVLLSKRVGSCRDLAVLFVEICREAGIPARFVSGYQEGDPDTPEAELHAWAEVYLPGIGWRGYDPTHGLVVADRHIVLAAAPEPEQTMPMSGNYRGTGVSSDISHEVWMIPLADKHIPC, from the coding sequence ATGATCTACTCGGTTCGGCACATCACCAGGTATACCTACGCCAAACAGGTTTTCCTCGAACCGCACACCATTCGCCTTCTGCCGCGCCCCGATCCATCGCAGCAGGCTCTGGAGCACATTTTACAGATTGATCCGGAACCAGGGGGACGGGCATTCGGTCTCGACGTCTGGGGCAACGGATTTCTGCAGGTCTGGTTCAATGGGATGCACCAGGAACTGCGCATTGAGAGTACCTGCAGGCTGCGAACCTTGCGCGAAAACCCCTTTGACTACTTCTTGCCGCCTTGCGGACAAACTCTGCCCATGCAGTATTCCGCGGTGGAGCAGGAAGGGTTGCTACCCTGCCTGATGCGTCGCTACCCGTTCGGCCAAGAGCAAAAGGGCGCATCGGGAATTGCTCCGGATCGCCATCGGGATGCCGTCGCTGAACTCGCCGCCACGTTGAGACAGCAGACGCAACAATCCAGCACCGGATTTCTCTCAGCGTTGAACACCTGGCTGTTTACCCATGTCCAGCGTAGGGAACGGCTGGAACCCGGGGTGCTGCATCCACAGGTTCTTTTGTCCAAAAGAGTCGGATCCTGTAGGGATTTGGCGGTATTGTTCGTGGAGATCTGCCGGGAGGCGGGCATTCCGGCCAGGTTTGTCAGCGGATACCAGGAAGGGGACCCGGATACACCGGAGGCCGAATTGCATGCCTGGGCTGAGGTGTATCTCCCGGGTATCGGTTGGCGAGGTTACGACCCGACCCACGGATTGGTGGTGGCCGACCGGCACATCGTCCTGGCCGCGGCACCGGAGCCGGAGCAAACCATGCCCATGTCCGGGAATTATCGGGGTACCGGCGTCTCCTCCGACATCTCCCACGAAGTGTGGATGATCCCCCTGGCAGATAAGCACATTCCATGTTGA
- a CDS encoding peptidase, whose amino-acid sequence MTFCLGITVEDGLVGIADTRITTGNELTTAPKITSFDFENGYGAFFVMTSGLRSVRDKVMTYFEEEIGSQEEPYDRMFKVVNALARQLRLVAEEDRSYLERSGLHFNLHILVGGQLKNDAEHQLFLLYPEGNWVIITQGTPYHIIGEGGYGKPVLDRTLKYTDTLSFALKVGCLAFDSTRISASDVDFPVDVMLYSKGSFRLVEHRYEKEELADISSWWQERLRALVHELPSEWIENIASKLTRVQPTTRLKAKTRSSGTKKG is encoded by the coding sequence ATGACCTTCTGTCTTGGGATTACCGTCGAGGACGGGCTGGTGGGTATCGCCGATACCCGGATCACCACCGGCAATGAACTGACCACCGCGCCGAAGATTACCAGCTTCGACTTTGAAAACGGGTACGGTGCGTTTTTTGTGATGACTTCCGGGCTCCGTTCGGTTCGGGACAAGGTCATGACCTATTTCGAGGAGGAGATCGGCAGCCAGGAGGAACCCTATGACCGGATGTTCAAAGTGGTCAACGCCCTGGCCCGGCAGTTGCGGCTCGTGGCTGAGGAGGACCGGTCCTACCTGGAACGCAGCGGGCTGCACTTCAATCTGCACATCCTGGTCGGGGGGCAGCTCAAGAACGACGCGGAGCACCAGTTGTTCCTGCTGTATCCCGAAGGCAACTGGGTGATCATCACCCAGGGCACCCCCTACCATATCATTGGGGAGGGCGGATATGGCAAGCCGGTCCTGGACAGGACCCTGAAGTATACGGACACACTGTCCTTTGCCCTGAAAGTGGGCTGTTTGGCTTTTGACTCCACCCGGATCAGCGCCTCGGATGTGGATTTCCCCGTGGATGTGATGCTCTACTCCAAGGGCAGCTTCCGGCTGGTGGAGCACCGCTACGAGAAAGAGGAGTTGGCGGATATCTCCAGCTGGTGGCAGGAAAGGCTCCGCGCGCTGGTTCATGAACTGCCTTCGGAATGGATCGAAAACATCGCCTCCAAGCTCACCCGGGTGCAGCCCACCACACGGCTCAAGGCCAAGACACGATCATCGGGTACGAAAAAGGGATGA
- a CDS encoding alpha-E domain-containing protein: MLSRDADAIYWMSRYLERTSNIARFLDVNWHLTLDVPEENGEQWRPLVVTTGDHEDFQARYPEQRPEDVLFFLIADSRNPNSILSGLQSARQNAFSVRNSIPTEMWEAVNVFYHYVKDTCARPETIIREPERFCAEVKWRNLMIGGIASDIMANDEAWRFFNLGRLLERADKTSRIVDVKYFLLLPSLDHVGMALDHVQWAALLKAVGGFQAYRHTFGRINPSKVVQFLILDHDFPRSILYCLTEAQQCLHDITGTRIGYFSNPAELQMGQICSGLSYHTIEEIFEQGLHEFTDDLQMRLNVLDRAIYETFFSRFPAIDQSQQQ, translated from the coding sequence ATGCTGAGCAGAGATGCCGATGCCATCTATTGGATGAGCAGATACCTGGAACGAACCAGCAATATCGCCAGATTTTTGGATGTGAACTGGCATTTGACCCTGGATGTGCCTGAGGAAAACGGTGAGCAGTGGCGGCCACTGGTGGTCACAACAGGGGATCACGAGGATTTCCAGGCGCGCTATCCGGAGCAACGTCCGGAGGATGTCCTGTTTTTTTTGATCGCGGACAGCCGGAATCCCAACTCCATCCTCTCAGGGTTGCAGTCCGCCCGCCAGAATGCCTTTTCCGTGCGCAACAGCATTCCCACGGAGATGTGGGAAGCGGTGAACGTATTCTACCATTACGTCAAGGATACCTGTGCCCGCCCGGAAACAATCATTCGCGAGCCGGAGCGGTTTTGCGCCGAGGTCAAGTGGCGCAACCTGATGATCGGAGGAATCGCCTCGGATATCATGGCCAACGACGAGGCCTGGCGGTTTTTCAATCTCGGTCGGCTCCTGGAGCGGGCGGACAAGACCTCGCGGATCGTGGATGTGAAGTATTTTCTGCTTCTGCCCAGTCTGGATCACGTCGGCATGGCTCTGGACCATGTGCAGTGGGCGGCCCTGCTAAAAGCCGTGGGGGGCTTTCAGGCCTATCGGCACACCTTTGGCCGGATTAATCCCTCCAAGGTCGTTCAGTTTTTGATTCTGGACCATGATTTTCCCCGATCCATTCTCTACTGTCTGACCGAGGCCCAGCAATGTCTGCACGATATCACCGGCACACGGATCGGCTATTTCAGCAATCCCGCGGAATTGCAGATGGGCCAGATCTGTTCGGGATTGTCGTACCATACCATCGAGGAAATTTTTGAGCAGGGGCTGCACGAATTCACCGATGATCTGCAGATGCGCCTGAACGTGCTGGACCGGGCCATCTACGAAACGTTTTTCTCCCGCTTTCCGGCCATTGACCAAAGCCAGCAACAGTAA